CCGTCGTAGCGGAGGAGATTCCCGCGTTCCTCGGGTGTCGGCTCGCTGTCGCGCCGACGGGCCACCTCGATATCATTCTCGTCGAGTTCCTTGACGATCGTTTTTAGGTTTACCGGGCGTCCCCACAGTTTGAAGACGCGTTTTAACACCTGTTGTGCCTGTTCGACATCGAGCATGACGCCGTTGTACTGATGAGAGAGCAACAGCTCGTTGCGGTTGTTGTAGTTACCGTCTTCGACGACAATTGTCGGCTTGCCGAAGTTCGAGAACTGGAGCATGAGCTTTTTCTTCACGTCTTCTACGTCGGTACTCGTCACCCGGTAGTCCTTCGTCGTCTCCATATACTCGTAGGTGAAGTAGCTGTGCTCGTTGACGAACTCCTGGGTGAGAAACTCATCGAGGAAGGTCACGTCGTTGTGGCTCTCACGAACTTCACGCATCCGATCCCATCCAGCACAGTAATCGACATGGTCGAGCGCCTCTTCGACAGTCGCGTACCGCGCATCGTCGAACATATACCGCGCGATGCGCTCTACGTCCGTCTGCGTGATCTGTTTGAGGAAGCCGCGGTTCTGTGGCTTCGCAAGTGAGTAGTGACGCTCGACTAGCCCCTCGTAGGTGAGTACCTTCCACGGGAATCGATCGGCGTCGATCTCTCCCGCTTTCGCGGCGGCGAGTCCCTCGTTATCGATGCGTGGATCCTCGGGATCGAGCGCAGCGAGCGTATCGCTGTCAACCCGGTCAACCACGGAATCGGGTTCAAGATGCTTCATCACCCGATCGAGATCGACCGTGTCGTGGAAATTCCGCCACGTAATGCCCTCGGTCCGGAGGAGATGCTCAACCACGTTCCGGCGGTTCGTCACGTTCTCAATATACTCCCACAGCTCCTTGCCGAGCTTGTACGGGTTGAAGCCGGGCGAACCGAGCACTTTCGATTGGTGATCCGCGTAGTGAATGAACTCGTTTTCGTCCGCGAATCCCTCCTCACCCATCATGATCGACTCCCAGTAGGCAGCCCACCCCTCATTGAGAACTTTTGTCATTTTTTGGGGTGCGAAGTAGTACGCCTCTCGACGGAGGAGTTCCATTATTTCGCGCTGCCAGTCCTCGAATTCGACTGCTTTTTCGGAGTCATCGTCATAGCGCATTCCGTGTTTGCGCAGGAATGAGATGATGTCTCGTTTCGGTTCGGCGGGAAACGATGTCACGTCCTCGTCCTTTCGTTGCTCGTCTAACCACTCGTCGTCGAAGACCTGTCCGATCACTTCTTCGCTCAGACCGAGATCGCCCAATTTCTCGTCGATATCCTCGTCGGTCGGTGTTTCGTTCGGCCATCCCTCTGCCGTCGAGAACGGCTGGTATTGGTCGATGCAGTCTTCCATACAGAGCACGTTGTCAATCCACGCCTCAACCTCCTCGCGGTCGATTTCGGGATCATCCATATACGACTCGATGATCTCTGCGTGGCTCGCAAGCATCCGGGCTGCATCGGGATTGTCAGAGAACAGTCCGAACCATTGATTCTTTGCGAAGAAGTCGGCATGGGCCTCCACGTGCGTGATGACCGCCTTCTGGTCCGCCAGTGCGTTCGATTCCTGTAAGAACGCGTGTGCCGGATTGTCGTTGTTGACCAGTTCGTAGGCTTTTCCGCCGAGGAATTGACGCTGTTTTTGCTGTTGGTCGTACTTCATTCCCCAGCGCCAGTGTGGATAGCGATCCTGAAATCCGTTGTACGCCACGAGCGAATTCATTTCGTCGTAATCGACGACCCAGTAGTTCACTGGGTACGGATCGAGACCGAGCTTCGTAGCTAACACTCGTGCCTCACGCACGGTGGATTCGAGTCCCTGTGCGATTCGCTGCTTATCCGCTCTGTCTGTCGGTGGCTTACTCATTGCTCTCGGTACTCAAGATTGTGTAGATGGCATCAACGACGTCGCCCGGATTCGTCACGTATGCGACTGCAACGTTGCCACTGTCGATGAAGTGACGCTCGACTTCCTCTGCGTGGGTCGCGTTGATGGCATTTCCACTCGGTTGTGTCTCGACGTACGCGTGAAGATTTGCGTCGATCTGTTCCATCATTGGAATCACACGCTCGGAGGTGTCGTTCGAGGAGTTCTCCGAGTCGCCAGCTGCGAACACATAGCGATTCCAGTCGCTCCACGGATACTCCTCTAAGAGTTCGGCTGCGAGTTCGTACGCGCTCGAGATGCGTGTTCCACCGCCAGATCGAATGCCGAAGAATTCATCGCGCGAGACCGCCCACGCGTCGGCGTCGTGGGCGATGTAGATGAACTCCGCGTTGTCGTATTTGCCTGTCAGATACCAGTCCAGCGGCGTAAACGTTCGCTCGACCAGCTCTCTCTTCTTCTCACGCATAGAGCCCGACACGTCACGAATGTTCACGACGACAACGTTCCGCTCTTTTTCTTCGATGATCTCCGGGTAGCGATATCGTTCGTCCTCGCGCCGGAACGGTATCTCTTCGATTCCTTCTTCGCGGATCCGCGTGGCTGTCGACGTTCGCTCGACCGATGCCATCATCTCTTCGATGCTCTCCCACTCGGTCCGTTCTTCGGGAGGGAGGCTCTCGTAGGCGTCGTCGATCCACGCTCGCGAGACTGGGATGCTCTCCTCTCGAGCCCACTGGAAGACAGCAGCCGGTCCCATGCCTTCGACCTTGAGTGCCTCGCGGACGTAGTCCTCGTCGAAATCCATCGCCAGCTTGCGCTTCAATCCCGATTTGAACAACCGATCGAAA
The nucleotide sequence above comes from Halocatena marina. Encoded proteins:
- a CDS encoding SpoVR family protein, translating into MSKPPTDRADKQRIAQGLESTVREARVLATKLGLDPYPVNYWVVDYDEMNSLVAYNGFQDRYPHWRWGMKYDQQQKQRQFLGGKAYELVNNDNPAHAFLQESNALADQKAVITHVEAHADFFAKNQWFGLFSDNPDAARMLASHAEIIESYMDDPEIDREEVEAWIDNVLCMEDCIDQYQPFSTAEGWPNETPTDEDIDEKLGDLGLSEEVIGQVFDDEWLDEQRKDEDVTSFPAEPKRDIISFLRKHGMRYDDDSEKAVEFEDWQREIMELLRREAYYFAPQKMTKVLNEGWAAYWESIMMGEEGFADENEFIHYADHQSKVLGSPGFNPYKLGKELWEYIENVTNRRNVVEHLLRTEGITWRNFHDTVDLDRVMKHLEPDSVVDRVDSDTLAALDPEDPRIDNEGLAAAKAGEIDADRFPWKVLTYEGLVERHYSLAKPQNRGFLKQITQTDVERIARYMFDDARYATVEEALDHVDYCAGWDRMREVRESHNDVTFLDEFLTQEFVNEHSYFTYEYMETTKDYRVTSTDVEDVKKKLMLQFSNFGKPTIVVEDGNYNNRNELLLSHQYNGVMLDVEQAQQVLKRVFKLWGRPVNLKTIVKELDENDIEVARRRDSEPTPEERGNLLRYDGEDLTATELPWNEVEHLAATDVDYDTKPEEWLA
- a CDS encoding YeaH/YhbH family protein; the encoded protein is MGLRDDLERYREVGEERRQDLADFIQYGDLGQSLPDEIHIPIKIVDLPSFEYDRRDQGGVGQGNDEAPDVGEPVGQPEPGDGDEEGEPGEEGGEHEYYEMDPEEFAQELDDELGLDLEPKGKRVVEEKEGEYTDITRTGPASTLDFDRLFKSGLKRKLAMDFDEDYVREALKVEGMGPAAVFQWAREESIPVSRAWIDDAYESLPPEERTEWESIEEMMASVERTSTATRIREEGIEEIPFRREDERYRYPEIIEEKERNVVVVNIRDVSGSMREKKRELVERTFTPLDWYLTGKYDNAEFIYIAHDADAWAVSRDEFFGIRSGGGTRISSAYELAAELLEEYPWSDWNRYVFAAGDSENSSNDTSERVIPMMEQIDANLHAYVETQPSGNAINATHAEEVERHFIDSGNVAVAYVTNPGDVVDAIYTILSTESNE